In the genome of Triticum urartu cultivar G1812 chromosome 5, Tu2.1, whole genome shotgun sequence, one region contains:
- the LOC125507185 gene encoding 4-hydroxyphenylacetaldehyde oxime monooxygenase-like has translation MDISLPLLLLAVILIPVVSYLLVTKRSTEEGRLKLPPGLKRVPCGATLAALGDAAGPVSLDEHVFCVADGVIAMVAYGSVYDAKAFSGKYERFQHVLQEAVDMSASFSAEDFFPNTAGRLLDRLAGIITRRERIFRDLDGFFEEVLEQHRDPARPRPESGGGDLVDALVRICEEHGFTRDHVKAVLLDAFIGGVDTSSVTILWAMSELIRKPQVLKKAQEEIRAVVAGNEQRVQPDDLPKLTYLKMVVKETLRLHPPITLLLPRETLRRVEIGGYDVPAGSRVLVNAWVIGRDPASWGQDAEEFKPERFEASGRHGKVDFRGAHLELMPFGAGRQICPALVMGAAGGGR, from the exons ATGGATATCTCACTACCCCTCCTCCTCCTAGCCGTCATCCTCATCCCCGTCGTCTCGTACCTGCTGGTGACGAAGCGCAGCACCGAGGAAGGGCGGCTGAAGCTGCCGCCGGGCCTGAAGCGAGTGCCG TGCGGGGCGACGCTGGCTGCCCTGGGCGACGCTGCGGGGCCGGTGTCGTTGGACGAGCACGTGTTCTGTGTCGCCGACGGCGTGATCGCCATGGTGGCGTACGGGAGCGTGTACGACGCAAAAGCGTTCTCGGGCAAGTACGAGCGGTTCCAGCACGTGCTACAGGAGGCCGTGGACATGTCGGCCAGCTTCTCCGCCGAGGACTTCTTCCCCAACACCGCCGGCCGCCTCCTCGACCGGCTCGCCGGCATCATCACGCGCCGGGAGAGGATCTTCAGAGACCTCGACGGCTTCTTCGAGGAAGTGCTGGAGCAGCATCGAGACCCCGCACGCCCCAGGCCGGAGAGCGGCGGCGGTGACCTGGTGGATGCCCTCGTCAGAATCTGCGAGGAGCATGGCTTCACGAGGGACCACGTCAAGGCTGTCCTCCTGGACGCGTTCATCGGCGGCGTCGACACGAGCTCTGTGACGATCCTGTGGGCGATGTCGGAGCTGATCCGGAAGCCGCAGGTGCTGAAGAAAGCGCAGGAGGAGATCAGGGCCGTGGTCGCCGGCAACGAGCAGCGGGTGCAGCCGGACGACCTGCCGAAGCTGACCTACCTGAAGATGGTCGTCAAAGAGACCCTGCGGCTGCACCCGCCGATTACGCTGCTTCTGCCGCGGGAGACGCTTCGGAGGGTGGAGATCGGCGGCTACGACGTGCCGGCGGGGTCGCGGGTGCTCGTGAACGCGTGGGTCATCGGGAGGGACCCCGCAAGCTGGGGGCAGGACGCGGAGGAGTTCAAGCCGGAGAGGTTCGAGGCCAGCGGGAGGCACGGCAAGGTGGACTTCCGTGGCGCTCACTTGGAACTGATGCCGTTCGGCGCCGGCCGGCAAATCTGCCCCGCACTGGTCATGGGAGCTGCCGGAGGAGGCCGGTAG